The following proteins are encoded in a genomic region of [Eubacterium] hominis:
- a CDS encoding IS110 family transposase — translation MKLVGIDIAKYEHAAYIMDAATGESLCDPFFFKNNKNGFQKLYIELNKYAKDELFIGMEDTGHYNFDIETNLLAKGYKVALINPITTKNLRKAALKSVKTDKEDAILITNALLDKDYYRIISIQDEKLKEAKELTRYRTQLTIEMNRKKNVLQRHIDIVFPEFNTLFHDEYTITYLNILRKYGDAYTIAHTDIRSLRKCFKYCNSFTAEELKKLASNSVGIHDVSISFIIQSVISSIDLINSQIEELDKKIEELAITQDSSITSIPGISIITGTSILAELGDISKYSNAGKLIKFAGVNPYISESGEFSADKTVITKKGSKYLRTTLYRVIIPVIRHNPVFNNYYHLKRSQGKKHLCALGHCVRKLLRIIYHLETNHLSFDINSLK, via the coding sequence ATGAAACTTGTTGGAATTGATATCGCCAAATATGAACATGCTGCCTATATCATGGATGCTGCTACTGGCGAATCTTTATGTGATCCTTTTTTCTTCAAAAATAATAAAAATGGATTTCAAAAACTTTATATCGAACTTAATAAATACGCAAAAGATGAACTTTTTATCGGGATGGAAGATACCGGTCATTATAACTTCGATATTGAAACTAATTTATTGGCTAAAGGTTACAAAGTTGCTTTAATCAATCCTATTACCACTAAGAACCTTAGAAAAGCTGCCTTAAAATCTGTTAAAACTGATAAAGAGGATGCTATTTTAATTACCAATGCTCTCTTAGATAAGGATTACTATCGTATCATCTCTATTCAAGATGAGAAATTAAAGGAAGCCAAAGAATTAACTCGTTATCGTACACAATTAACCATCGAAATGAATCGTAAGAAGAATGTCCTTCAAAGGCACATTGACATCGTTTTTCCTGAATTTAACACATTATTTCATGACGAATACACCATTACCTATTTAAATATCTTAAGAAAATATGGTGATGCTTATACGATTGCTCATACAGATATTCGTTCTTTAAGAAAATGTTTTAAATATTGTAATTCCTTTACTGCAGAAGAATTAAAAAAATTAGCTTCTAATTCCGTTGGTATTCACGACGTTTCTATTTCTTTTATCATTCAATCGGTTATTTCCAGTATTGATTTAATCAATTCCCAAATTGAAGAATTGGATAAAAAAATAGAAGAACTCGCCATCACACAAGATTCTTCTATCACATCAATACCAGGAATATCAATTATTACTGGTACTTCTATTTTAGCCGAACTAGGTGACATTAGTAAATACTCAAATGCAGGAAAATTAATTAAATTTGCAGGTGTGAATCCATATATAAGTGAATCTGGAGAATTTTCAGCCGATAAAACAGTGATAACCAAGAAAGGTTCCAAATATCTAAGGACAACACTTTATAGAGTCATTATACCTGTAATACGCCATAACCCTGTATTTAATAACTACTATCATTTAAAACGTAGTCAAGGCAAAAAACATCTCTGTGCTTTAGGTCATTGTGTAAGAAAACTTTTAAGAATTATTTATCATCTTGAAACAAATCATCTATCATTCGATATAAATTCACTTAAATAG
- a CDS encoding bifunctional (p)ppGpp synthetase/guanosine-3',5'-bis(diphosphate) 3'-pyrophosphohydrolase has translation MIYTELTNKAIRLAYQAHNGQVDKAGMPYILHPIHLAEQMDDEISTCVAILHDVVEDTDITFEDLEKEFPESVVVPLRYLTHEKNVPYMEYVQHILENDVAIKVKLADIDHNMDQSRFSGMDVDEKTMEYFRNKYTKAKALLCKK, from the coding sequence ATGATTTATACAGAGCTGACAAATAAAGCTATCAGGCTGGCGTATCAGGCACATAATGGGCAAGTAGATAAAGCAGGGATGCCTTATATTTTACATCCCATACATTTAGCTGAACAAATGGATGATGAAATTTCTACATGTGTTGCAATACTTCATGATGTGGTAGAAGATACGGATATCACATTTGAAGATTTAGAGAAAGAATTTCCAGAAAGTGTAGTTGTACCTTTACGATATCTTACCCATGAGAAAAATGTTCCATATATGGAATATGTACAACATATATTAGAAAATGATGTTGCCATTAAAGTAAAACTTGCGGATATTGATCATAATATGGATCAGAGCCGGTTTAGTGGTATGGATGTGGATGAAAAGACAATGGAGTATTTTAGAAATAAGTATACAAAAGCGAAAGCTCTTTTATGTAAAAAGTAA
- a CDS encoding AEC family transporter has protein sequence MKENQKISIGNILSMGTISSLLAIIIYMTHVNMPVPVVDFLSMLGNATIPISMIVIGASLAFLPVKEIINEKKLYILIAIKLIVLPIILYLLVWRLPFNDFIKSLIVVSGALPSASMVVILSTEYEGDVKAASAGVFLTTLFSIITMPFMLNMLL, from the coding sequence GTGAAAGAAAACCAAAAGATATCAATAGGAAACATTTTGTCGATGGGCACAATCAGTTCTTTGTTGGCGATTATTATTTATATGACACATGTAAATATGCCTGTACCAGTTGTGGATTTTTTATCCATGCTTGGAAATGCGACAATACCAATTAGTATGATTGTGATTGGCGCATCCCTTGCATTTTTGCCGGTAAAAGAAATTATCAATGAAAAGAAACTTTATATCTTAATTGCAATCAAATTAATCGTATTGCCAATCATATTATATTTGTTGGTGTGGAGGCTTCCTTTTAACGATTTTATAAAATCGCTGATTGTTGTTTCAGGAGCCCTGCCATCAGCTTCTATGGTTGTTATTTTATCTACAGAATATGAGGGTGATGTGAAAGCAGCTTCTGCAGGGGTGTTTTTAACAACTTTGTTTTCGATTATTACAATGCCCTTCATGTTAAATATGTTATTATAG
- a CDS encoding MurR/RpiR family transcriptional regulator, giving the protein MKLDELVNQYYDDLNMNDLHIWGYIANHKRECAAMTIEEVAEKCNVSRTGILRFAKKISLQGFSELKFYLRMENVEENELTDEKIDSISQSYIKGIQSFTEQNLDKVCDEIYYAKRIFAYGSGVIQQSAVRELKRLMFKLNVIVWRFCGICIFINAYAF; this is encoded by the coding sequence ATGAAGCTTGATGAGTTGGTGAATCAGTATTATGATGATTTAAACATGAATGATTTACACATATGGGGCTATATTGCCAATCATAAAAGAGAATGTGCAGCAATGACGATTGAAGAAGTGGCAGAGAAGTGCAATGTTTCTAGAACAGGAATTTTACGGTTTGCGAAAAAAATATCTCTACAGGGATTCAGTGAATTGAAATTCTATTTAAGAATGGAAAATGTTGAAGAAAATGAATTAACGGATGAAAAGATTGATTCTATATCCCAAAGCTATATCAAAGGCATTCAAAGTTTTACAGAACAAAATTTAGATAAAGTCTGCGATGAGATTTATTATGCGAAAAGAATCTTTGCATATGGCAGTGGCGTGATTCAACAATCTGCGGTCAGAGAATTAAAACGCTTGATGTTTAAGCTGAATGTTATTGTATGGCGATTTTGCGGTATTTGTATTTTCATTAATGCATATGCCTTTTAA